TTATGCGAACCCGCACGCCGCGTGCGACGTCAATCGACGCTGACGGTCCACCCGGACGGCTAGTGAAAATCTTCCCTCGCGAGCAGCGGTACGACCCTGGCGAAAAGTGCGTGCGGGGCATTACCGCGAATCCGGCACGGATATTACGCTCTCGACGATGCCGGCGAAGGTCTGCACAGCGGGACGGATGGCTTCGATATCGAGCGCACCGAATCCCAGCAGAAATCCGTCACGAAATCCCGGATCTCCTTGATTGAACGTGTGCAGCCTGCGAAGGTAAATTCCCTGTTCAAGCGATCGCGATACAGTCGTATCGAAGTCAAGCAGATCACGGATCCTGATTGTCATATGCAGACCCGCCGCGTTCCGTGATGTTTCAAGTGCATCGCCAAAGCACTGGTCCAGACATCGGAGCAATTCCGATTGTCTTGCCCCGTAGATGTCGCGCATCCGCCGGATATGCTTCGAGAAATGCCCGTCCGCAATAAAGTCTGCCATCGCTGCCTGCAAGGAAAGGTGCCCCGGTCTGTACAAGCGCAACGAAGCGGCTGCGAAGGAATCGACCAGGTCGGGCGGAACAACTATATAGCTGAGCCTCATGCCGGGATACATGACCTTGCTTAACGTTCCCATCAGAATGACACGGCCGTTTTCATCGACGCCCTGAAGAGACGGAAGCGGACGCTGGTCATATCGGAACTCACTGTCATAGTCGTCTTCCAGAACGAATGCATCCCACTGCTCAGCTGCCGCACGCAGACCGGCACGCCGTTCGTCCGACAACGTCACCCCCATCGGAAACTGATGCGATGGGGTCGTCACTATGAGGCGGGCTCGGCGCGAACAGCGTTCGAGCTTCATACCGTTATTGTCGACAGCAATAGCCTCCACTTCCAGCCCGTTGGCGCGCAACAGGATTGGCGTTGCCCAGTGGCAAGGGTTTTCAACGTAGGCCAGTTCGCCCACGTCGGCCAGAATGCGTGAGCAAAGGTCAATCGACTGATTGCTCCCCATCGTCACGATGATTTGTTCCGGGGAGGCCCGAACCGCGCGCGATACGCGCAAATATTCCGACAGCGCGCGGCGCAACGGCAGATATCCGCCTGGATTGGAGTAGCCCATGAGTTCCGCATGCTGCTCGCCGAGATAGCGATTCTGGATACGCCTCCATATCTGATACGGAAAACAATCCGTGTCGCAAACCCCCGGAACGAACGCCCCCTTGCGTTCCTGGATGCCCGCAGGAGCGCTTATCAGCCGCTGCCCGCGCTCGGACAGGGTTCGTGCGGTCGATTCCCTGGGCGCTGACTTCATTGATTGCGGCAGCTTGTCGGAGACACGCGTACCACTCGTGGAATCGGTATGGAGATAGCCGTCGGCCGACAGCCTGTCATAAGCCGTTACAACGGTTATCCGGGAGACTTTTAGTGCAGCCGCGAGCGTTCGGGAAGACGGCAAACGTGTGGAAGCCTTCAGAGTGCCGTCCCATACTGCGTCCCGGATCCCGTTCGCAATCTGGATCTGAAGTGGTACGGACCCATCCCGGCGGAGGTGGCCGATCAGGAGGTCAGCAAGCAACGAGTCAGCCATTGGACCTATCCAGCTTTTTGAATTGGACTCATAGGTTCGCAGTGGGTACGCGTACTGTCAAGGCTCGTCATCGACCAAGGCCTTTTCAGTTATTGGGGATCCTATGCATGTATCTCTACGTGAGCGTATTCGTCAGTTACATCGCGTGATAGGTCTGAGCATCGGTCTGTTCGTCGTCATGGTGGCGGTTACCGGCGCGGGTATGCTGTTTCGGGAGCCACTCGAACCCGTCATCTACCACGGTCTGCTCAAGGTCGAATCGTGCAAAGAGCGCCTGCCGCTCGATACGTTGATTGCCAATGCCAGCGCTTCCAATCCAGCCGCAGGCCGGCCAAAGCAGGTGCGCATATACGCCGACGCCGATTCCAGCACACGTGTTCTCCTCAGCGACGACCGGTGGTACTACGTCAATCCATGCACTGGCGAAGTGCTTGGCAGCGAGCATCGTTACGGCGGCCTGTTCGGTACGATGGCCAGCCTGCACAGTTTTCAGTTTGTGAAGAATGGAAGCGTCGTCGCTGGAACGCTTGCGCTGACATTCGCGATTGTGCTGGTCGGTGGCGGCCTGGCTGTGTGGATTCCAGAGGCGTTGCGCAAACGCAGGTGAGTCGTCACGATCAAGCCCAACCTCACCGGTCGCGCGCGCTGGCTCAGTCTGCACAAAACCCTTGGCGCGTATGTCAGCCTCATCGTACTTGCGTGCGCACTCACCGGGGCGCTGCAATCGTTTCAATTCTTGAGAGATGCGCTCTACACACTGACGGCATCGAAGCCCCCCGCACCTTCCCCAAGATCGGTCGTGCAGGTCGCGACGCAACACCTGCCAGTCGAGGCCCTCTGGCAACGCGCACGGGCACTGGTGCCGCAACCAGAATATGCCCGCATTCGCTACCCTGGCAAGCCGGGCGATGCTTTCAACTTCGATCTTGTCGCACGCGACGCGCCGCATATCAATGCGTTCTCCTACGTTAGTGTCGATTCGAACACAGGCAAAGTGTTGCGCTTTACTTCATATGCGGAGAACAGCCTGGGTCATCGAATTTACCTGACGGCGCTTGCGCTGCATTACGGTTGGCTGAGCGGCGGATTTCTGCAAGTGCTGCAACTGATTGGCGTGCTCTCTGTACCGGTATTGGCTTACGCCGGCATCGGCAGTTATCTGCGCGGCAGACGGCCTCGGCCGGCTCCCGTGTCGCCCCGGACGACTCTCGCGTTGAAAGTAGCCAGAAAAACGGCGGAAGCGGAGCATATCCAATCTTTTGAACTTGTCGACCCTGCCGGAAAAGCGCTGCCGCCGTTTGCCGCCGGCTCCCACCTCGATGTTCACGTACCCGGCGGAAAGGTTCGACAATACTCGCTGTGCAATCCTCCCGGGGAAAGACATCGCTATTTGATTGCCGTCATGCGGGCGGAACCAACGCGCGGTGGGTCGAGGGCCATGCATGAGCAGGTCAAGGAAGGCGACATGATCGAAGTCAGCGCTCCGAAAAATCACTTCCCGCTCGTGGAATCCGCGAAGCATTCCCTGCTCATCGCGGGTGGTATCGGTATTACGCCGATTCTTTGCATGGCGGAACACCTGGCTCGTCTCGGAGCCGATTTCGAAATGCATTACTTCGCGCGCTCGCCGGCGCGCGCGGCCTTTGTCGAGCACATCAAGCGCTCGACATTCGCCGACCACGTTTTCTTCCACTTCACGGAAGAAGAGAAACAGCAACGGCTGGATCTTGCCGTGCTTCTCCAGACGCACGATGCCGGAATGCACTTGTACGTATGCGGCGGCGAGGCATTCATGAATGCCGTCATCGACGCCGCATTGCAGAAAGGCTGGCGCAAAGACCGCGTGCACAGGGAATATTTCAGCGTTGAGAAGAGGGAATCCGACAGCAATGTCGAATTCGACGTCACGATCGCAAGCACAGGTAGGACTATTTGTATCCCGGCAGACAAGACGGTAATGACTGCTTTGGCCGATTACGGAATCCATATTGCGGCGTCCTGCGAGCAGGGCGTCTGCGGCACCTGTGTGACGCGCGTGCTGGAAGGCGAACCGCAGCATCGCGACGTATTTCTCTCCGACGACGAGAAGAATAGAAACGATCGATTCACTCCCTGCTGTTCGCGTGCCAATAGCCGGACGCTGGTACTCGATCTGTAGATGGAAAGACCGGAACTGTTTCAACCACTGGAAGGAGACACAAATGGGGATCACCGGAAAACTCGCTGTCGTGGCAAGCCTGATTGCAGGCATGGGCATCGCCAGCCTGGCGCACTCGCATGGCATCTATTTCGCGCAGCGCTCGAACCAATTGGCGCTGATCTACGGCGAGGGCAGCGACGACCTGGATGTCATCAAGCGCCAGCACAAGGTGAAGAGCGTCACTGCCTACGACGAGCAGGGCAAGGAGGTCGTCACGCATCTCACACCCAACGGACCGCTGCTCGTGGTGGATACCGTCACGCAGCCGGCAATCGTTGCCGGGATGATGGACTACGGCCTGTGGAGCAAGACCGCGAACGGCGAGTGGCAAAACAAGGGCAAGGACGAGGTGCCCGGCGCCACGTTCAGCGAGCACACGTTCAAGTACGCGGTGCATCTGCGCCGGCCCCTGAATGGGGCGATGCCCGTACTGCCCGGGCAGAAGCTGCAGATCGTACCGGTTGGCAAACAGATGCCGGATCAGTTGGGTCAGCCGCTCACGGTTCGGGTGCTCTACGACGGCAAGCCCGCGCCCGGCGCCGAGGTGCAACCCGATTTCGTCAATGACCCTGATTCCAAACCAATGAAGACTGGTGCAGATGGCACCGTGACGATCAAGGTGCGCAACCAGGGCCTGAACGTGGTCGTAGCAACACTCGATACGCCGCCGTCGGAACCAGCGAAGGCGAACCAGGACGAGCATAAGGCCACACTGTCGTTCGTGCTGCCGCACCTGCCCGAGTGATCAACGGTTATCTGCTGGAACTCCTCCCCAATGAAACGAATTTCCGGCCTGCTGCACTTGCTGCAGCCGCTTGCGGCGTGAAGCTTGTCGCGGACGACAAGGCGATCGCTCTCGCGACGATAGAAGACGAGTCGACGAGCAGCGCGCGCTTTGTCATCAAGTAAGGAAGGCGTCCCTCGACCTCGGCAACTCTGATTGCCGGCGTTTTCGTCGTTCCCCGATGCGCTGCGCCGCAACCGGCTACATCCATCTCGACGCAGCGAAGCGGGAGAAGTTTTATCCACCACATCATATGCGCCGGGTCGTCGGGTGACGACGCGTGACGAGTGTCGTTCGCTTTATTTCATTTTCTTATTCAACCAAGACCTTCTTATGAAAAAGTCTTTGATTGCCGCGGCGCTCGTAGCCTCGTTCACATGTGCGGCACACGCTCAGAATAGCGTGACTCTCTACGGTATGATCGACGTCGGCATGAACTATGTGAACAACGTTGGTGGCCACAAGCAGTATTCGATGGTTGCCGGAAATCTGAGTGGCAACCGTTGGGGGCTGCGAGGCGCTGAGGATCTCGGCGGCGGACTTCAAACACTTTTCGTGCTAGAAAACGGCTTCAGTGTTGCGAACGGGAAGCTCGGCCAAGGGGGCGACGAGTTCGGGCGTCAAGCCTATCTCGGTTTTTCATCATCGAACAGAGGTACCGTTACGTTCGGGCGTCAATATGATTTGATTAACGACTTGACCTACATGTTCGTGGCGGCACAGATGTGGGGTGGATTCGCCAGCGCCCATCCTGGTGATTTAGATAACACAGATGGTAGCAACCACGTCAACAACGCGATCAAGTTTCGCAGTGTGTCATACGCTGGATTGTCGTTCGCGGGCCTCTACAGCTTTGGCGGTGTCGCTGGGAAATTCAACCAGAACCAGATCTGGTCGGTCGGGGCGAACTACAATTTGGGGCCACTCACGCTTGGCACCGCCTTCGTTGACGCGCGAGATCCTAACTTTTCCTATTTTGGCAATACCGCGGCCTCAAGCACGACGGGGTCCAACATGTCTGGAAGCCGCGTGTATTCGGGCTATGCGTCCGCGAAAAGCCAGCAGATTTTCGTCGCAGGCGCTTCTTATGTCGTTGGTGCCGCTACGTTCGGCGTTGTCTACAGCAACACGCAGTTCAAGGATATCGGGACGCTACCGGGTCTCCCGGCTACCGGCGCAGGCGGCGATGCCAAATTCCACGACGTTGAAGTCAATCTCGGCTATCAACTCACGCCAGCCCTCCACCTCGGCGTCGCCTATAACTACCTGAAAGGATATGGCGTGAACGGTGCAACTTACAATCAAGGCACGATCGGGGCTAACTACTTGCTATCCAAGCGGACTGACCTTTACACAGTCGCGGTTTACCAGCATGCGTCGGGCACCGATTCGACCGGTGGGAATGCGGTCGCAAACCTCAACGGCCTAACCGCCTCCACAACTCAGAGCCAGGTACAAGTAGTTGTTGGCATCCGGCATCGCTTCTAGCAGAGCTTGAAGTAGGTTTCGGATTGACCAGATGGGCGGGCATCCAATGCAAAGTGAACTGACGACTATTAAAACCCTTCAGAGTGGTTCGTTGTTTTTTTGAAAGGAGAACATTCCGGCGCATCTTCGTGCTGGATCAATCGCAGCAAAGGGCCGATGGCCTGGTTTAGCAGAGGCTGGCGGTGGCGTACCCAAATCTGCATCGGCTCCGGCCGGCAGCCAATGCGCGCTTTAGGTGCGAGCGCTGTCCTGCCGAAAGAGACACGTCGGCAACGGAAATCAATTGCCTGCGTCAGTGACGCATGCAGCAGGCGCAGATATAGCGGCACACCATTGGCGGCTGTTTCGCGATCGAAGCCGATGTGCCAGACGACCGCCGTCTCAGCATCCTTGAGCGTCACAACGAAGCCGTAAATTTGGCTTCCCTTGACTGCGACGTGGAACGCGATGGATGCAGCGGCAGCTAGCGCTAACGCCGACCAGTATTCCTGTTCCAACATAAACGGGCGCAATTTGGCATTAGTGTGGGTCTGCAGATAGAGATCTTGCAAACGTGCAGAAAACGGCGTCACCTGGTCAAGACGCTCGATCCGGAATCCAGCCGCCTCGAATGGCTTGTAGATCTGGGACTTGACGGCATTGCGATACTTGGAAGCGAGACTCGCAAGATAGTCATCGTGGGTATGGACACCTTCAGGTAGCGTCAGCACCATGTTTGGCTCGGTTTCGACGGCGGAATAGCTGAGTTCCCCGAGGCAGGCACTGGGCATCTTGTCGGCCTCCAGAATGTCCTTGACCAAAATCACGTTGGTCTGGCCATCCAGCTTTTCGCTTCGACGGGTACGATACAGTGCTTCCGCCACGGCGGGCCACAGTTCCGCAGGGGTGCTGCCGGGCGCGAAACAAACCCCGTGCTGCCCGTAGCTGAGCAGGTTGCCACAGATAAGCACGCGCTCTTTGAATGGAATCTTGAGTTTGTGGTTGCGTTGTTCGCCTAGGTGGTCGAGGCTCACCTGGACGATTTGCATGCAGACAGTGGCGCGCGGTCCGTCGTCATCCGAGATCAAGGCGTAGCGTGGCTCTAGATTGGCTGGACCTGCCGCTTCAATCATTTGCAGGTATTCCGGCGAAAAATAAAAGCTCTGCCCAGCAGTTACCGAGCGCCAATCCTCCACATTGAGCTGGCGGAGGCGATGAGCAATGGCGATTTGAAACCCGCTAGCGCGACGCAGTTTCTTGCGTAGTTGCAGGCGGGTGTTCAGTCGTGGTGGAAGTAGTTTCATCGCGAACGGGCCGAGGACCAGCGGCAAACTCAAAACGACTGCACATCCTGCTTTCTCATCTTAGGCGAAGCCTCGTCGACATTGTTGCCGCCGGTGTTAGTGGCTGGAGAACAGGACGTCCGCAATGATGCCAGTCGCGATAGCGGCGAGCACGTAATCCCCGTTCACCCCGACCCAGTGATAGCCGTGCGGCGGCGGTCGGAGGCCGTGGCCGCGCCAGTCGTCGACGACGTAGTTGTGATTGCGGTATTCGGACGGAAGTCGATCGCCCTGACGCCAGTCGGCGTGCGGCATCGGGCCGCCCGGCCGCCCGCGATAGGCCTCCTGCGGCATGGGGCCATGACCGTGAACGGGCGGCGGACGCATGTCGTGTTGTTTGGGACCGTGCGCCGACCAGTCACTGTGATGCTGATTGTCGTGAGGCTGGGCGAAAGCGGGGATCGACGCACCGAGTAGGGCTGCAATCATGAGTTGGGCGAGCAATTTTGATTTCATGGCTGCCTCGAGAGGAGAATTGATCGATATGAAACAGTGGCGTGTGACGGCGATGATGTTTCCCCAGCCGTTCAGCGGAGATGGTCAGTGCGCAGGCTCTCTGCGCACTTCCATGGAAAGACGGTCGGACGAAGAGCTGTCCGGCAGTCAGCCGGTTAGTGACCGAAGTAGACGGAACCCGGGCCGGTGCGGGCTGCTTCGCTCGTGTAGGCATGGCCGCCCGCTGCGGACGAACCGCTTATGACGCCACCCACTCCGGACGTGTCCCCGTGTTGCGCAGCAACCTTGGCTTCAGCAGCCCGGATGTCCGCTGGATATTCGCGCGGGTTCGCACGGGCTGGGTTGTAGCCCGCTGCTTCTATTTCGACCAGTTGCTCACGGACTTCAGCGCGGGTTAGTGGATGGTTTGCTGCCGCGTTCGCTGCGGCGAAAACCGTAATCGGAGCAGCGAAGACGATGGCAGCGACAAAGGCGGCGAGTTTAACGAGGGGCTTCATGGTTACTACCTCCTTGGTTGTTGGTTGGACGTTACAAGCTTCTGCTTGTTTTCAACCGTCAAGAGAAGTGTAAGGAAATAGTAAACAAGGGTAAACACCTACTTTGCAAGAGACTATTGCATTCAATGCAATAAACATAGGCTATTGCGGCAACACGGCAGATATATAGTGCAAATTAGATGGCAATTCACATGCAGGCAGGGACGAGGAGGGGCTGTCGTAGCTCGCGCTCGCGAAGCCACGAGCCTACGCACGACCTTGAAACTGCGGATCAGTTCGTGGCGGCTTATGGATTCATAGTCTCCGAGCGTGGGCGCGATCTCGTCATCGCAGGCGTTGCCGTGATCCATTGGGTGTTCTTGCTCTTTGCCGGCGGTCTGAAATTCATCTTGCTTTCAGCCGTCCCGTATGTGCTTGCGACCGCGCTCTACGTCTGGGCTGACCGCGAGCAGGGCAAGCCAGTATTCATCACGTCGGACTGGATCATTTTCGTCGTTGTCATGATCGGTGCGTCATTGGAATCTATGGTCTCGCGACAGGAGGGGTCATGATCTGGCGGTCCTGGGCGGATAAGGGCTCCGATATCTCCTTGCGCCGTTGCCGAACACGCAGTACAGGCGCGACTCGACTTGCTGGATTTCCGGCTGAGTCACACTGAACCGTTGTACTAGCCAGCGGACATGACGAGACGATCCTCTCGACCGCGACCTATAGCATTCATCGAGGCTTCGTCGGCAAGGTCAACGTTTGGTGGAACGAGTTGGGTGACGTCGTTACGATCTGCACCCGTCTCTACTGTTGCACTATAGGTCCCGCGAAGAATCTCGCGGGACCATTGCCGCCAGGGAGCGAGACTTACTTGATCGCCTGGATCTCGTCGACGATCTGCTTCATCTGCGGGGTCTTTTCGTACTTCGCCCACACCGGCTGGGTCGCCTTCACGAACGCGGCACGGTCGATCTGTGCTGCCGGGATGATCGTTGCGCCACCTGCGGTGACGGTCTTCTGCGCTTCGGCTTCACGTGCGGTCCACAACTGCTGATACACCGGCACGGAGTCGGCCGCAGCCTTCTTGATGATCTGCTGCTCCTGCCGCGTCAGCGTGTCCCACACCTTCTTCGAGAACACCAGCGCTTCGGGGGTCATCGTATGCTGGGTTTCCGAATAGACCGTGGCGACGTCGAAGTGCTTGCCTTCTTCATAAGTCGGGAAGTTGTTTTCTGCGCTCTCCACGATGCCGGTCTTCAGGCCCGTGTACACCTCCGCGGTCGGCATCGGCGTCGGGATGCCACCCATTGCCTTGATTTCGTCGACCACCAGCTCGGACGGCTGGACGCGGACCTTCAGGCCCTTCATGTCCGCCGGAGACTTGATCGCCTTCTTCGCGTACATAGAGCGCGCGCCGCTCTCGTAGAACGTCAGAGCGATCATGCCTTTCGCCGTGAACGCGTTGAGGATCTTCTGGCCTTCCGGGCCGTACATGACCTTGCGGAAATGGTCGATGTCACGGAACAGGAACGGCAGCGACGGGATCATGATTTCCGGCACGATCTCGGTGAATGAAGCACCGTTGGCACGCGTCATGTCGAGTGCGCCGATGCGCACCTGGTCGATCGTGTCTTTCTCCGAGCCGAGTGCGCTGTTGCCGAAGACTGCTGCACGCGCTGCAGAGTGTTCCAGCAGATCACGTAACGGCCGAGTTTGAGACGCCGTAGGCATCGACTTGCATGAGGCAATGAGTGGCCACCTGCAGCCGTTCACCATCGTTGCCACGCGGTGATGCGAGCACCCGCTCTGTGCAATACAGCGGACTTCCATGCAGGAACCGTGCTGGAGCCGTCCCCATTGAAATTGTCACTCTCTGACTGGCGCAGGCAGATGCCGACGCGCTTACGTTGCGACGCGCGGGCTCACGAAGCGGGAGCCCCGGAACCCCGGAGTAACTCAAGCAGCCTCGCGCATCGTCTTCGCATTGGTTGAGTCCTCTTTGTCTCTTTTGGGTGGTGCGCCAAACA
The nucleotide sequence above comes from Paraburkholderia youngii. Encoded proteins:
- the pdxR gene encoding MocR-like pyridoxine biosynthesis transcription factor PdxR is translated as MADSLLADLLIGHLRRDGSVPLQIQIANGIRDAVWDGTLKASTRLPSSRTLAAALKVSRITVVTAYDRLSADGYLHTDSTSGTRVSDKLPQSMKSAPRESTARTLSERGQRLISAPAGIQERKGAFVPGVCDTDCFPYQIWRRIQNRYLGEQHAELMGYSNPGGYLPLRRALSEYLRVSRAVRASPEQIIVTMGSNQSIDLCSRILADVGELAYVENPCHWATPILLRANGLEVEAIAVDNNGMKLERCSRRARLIVTTPSHQFPMGVTLSDERRAGLRAAAEQWDAFVLEDDYDSEFRYDQRPLPSLQGVDENGRVILMGTLSKVMYPGMRLSYIVVPPDLVDSFAAASLRLYRPGHLSLQAAMADFIADGHFSKHIRRMRDIYGARQSELLRCLDQCFGDALETSRNAAGLHMTIRIRDLLDFDTTVSRSLEQGIYLRRLHTFNQGDPGFRDGFLLGFGALDIEAIRPAVQTFAGIVESVISVPDSR
- a CDS encoding PDR/VanB family oxidoreductase; amino-acid sequence: MIEVSAPKNHFPLVESAKHSLLIAGGIGITPILCMAEHLARLGADFEMHYFARSPARAAFVEHIKRSTFADHVFFHFTEEEKQQRLDLAVLLQTHDAGMHLYVCGGEAFMNAVIDAALQKGWRKDRVHREYFSVEKRESDSNVEFDVTIASTGRTICIPADKTVMTALADYGIHIAASCEQGVCGTCVTRVLEGEPQHRDVFLSDDEKNRNDRFTPCCSRANSRTLVLDL
- a CDS encoding DUF4198 domain-containing protein, with product MGITGKLAVVASLIAGMGIASLAHSHGIYFAQRSNQLALIYGEGSDDLDVIKRQHKVKSVTAYDEQGKEVVTHLTPNGPLLVVDTVTQPAIVAGMMDYGLWSKTANGEWQNKGKDEVPGATFSEHTFKYAVHLRRPLNGAMPVLPGQKLQIVPVGKQMPDQLGQPLTVRVLYDGKPAPGAEVQPDFVNDPDSKPMKTGADGTVTIKVRNQGLNVVVATLDTPPSEPAKANQDEHKATLSFVLPHLPE
- a CDS encoding porin encodes the protein MKKSLIAAALVASFTCAAHAQNSVTLYGMIDVGMNYVNNVGGHKQYSMVAGNLSGNRWGLRGAEDLGGGLQTLFVLENGFSVANGKLGQGGDEFGRQAYLGFSSSNRGTVTFGRQYDLINDLTYMFVAAQMWGGFASAHPGDLDNTDGSNHVNNAIKFRSVSYAGLSFAGLYSFGGVAGKFNQNQIWSVGANYNLGPLTLGTAFVDARDPNFSYFGNTAASSTTGSNMSGSRVYSGYASAKSQQIFVAGASYVVGAATFGVVYSNTQFKDIGTLPGLPATGAGGDAKFHDVEVNLGYQLTPALHLGVAYNYLKGYGVNGATYNQGTIGANYLLSKRTDLYTVAVYQHASGTDSTGGNAVANLNGLTASTTQSQVQVVVGIRHRF
- a CDS encoding GNAT family N-acetyltransferase, whose amino-acid sequence is MSLPLVLGPFAMKLLPPRLNTRLQLRKKLRRASGFQIAIAHRLRQLNVEDWRSVTAGQSFYFSPEYLQMIEAAGPANLEPRYALISDDDGPRATVCMQIVQVSLDHLGEQRNHKLKIPFKERVLICGNLLSYGQHGVCFAPGSTPAELWPAVAEALYRTRRSEKLDGQTNVILVKDILEADKMPSACLGELSYSAVETEPNMVLTLPEGVHTHDDYLASLASKYRNAVKSQIYKPFEAAGFRIERLDQVTPFSARLQDLYLQTHTNAKLRPFMLEQEYWSALALAAAASIAFHVAVKGSQIYGFVVTLKDAETAVVWHIGFDRETAANGVPLYLRLLHASLTQAIDFRCRRVSFGRTALAPKARIGCRPEPMQIWVRHRQPLLNQAIGPLLRLIQHEDAPECSPFKKTTNHSEGF
- a CDS encoding RcnB family protein, which codes for MKSKLLAQLMIAALLGASIPAFAQPHDNQHHSDWSAHGPKQHDMRPPPVHGHGPMPQEAYRGRPGGPMPHADWRQGDRLPSEYRNHNYVVDDWRGHGLRPPPHGYHWVGVNGDYVLAAIATGIIADVLFSSH
- a CDS encoding DUF4148 domain-containing protein, with protein sequence MKPLVKLAAFVAAIVFAAPITVFAAANAAANHPLTRAEVREQLVEIEAAGYNPARANPREYPADIRAAEAKVAAQHGDTSGVGGVISGSSAAGGHAYTSEAARTGPGSVYFGH